The genome window caactgtactaaagagaaatctaggattatttttattctcttcaattaatgatgaaaaatatgctgctctaactctgcggagggtcttgttatacaacaatagtctgtccctccagattaagtaggattcctcttggtgtgtagagcgccattttctctccaatttcctaacattgtgcttcaaggaacgcagctctgaattaaaccaaggagccagcttcctgtgaataatcaccttctttttcaagggagctacattgtctaatgcagaacgcaatgaggaagtcacattgttagcaaaggtatcgatttgtgaatgggaagaaacagcaatgctgccatctacagggcatttctgcaatacggaggatattaaataggggacagactctttaagttttgatacagcattatccgataaaaatctactataatggaaccctcttttgggggtggagaattcagttagattaaactcaaatgttattaaaaaatgatcagacaggacagggttgtgagagaatactgttaattcttcacaatcaatgccatatgtcagaacaaggtctaaagtatggagccgagagtgcgtcggttcatgcacattttgagcaaaaccaattgaatctaggatagttttaaaggctacactaaggttatcacattcagtgtcaacatggatgttaaaatcacccactataataaccttatcagtatttaacaccaaatcagataagaaatctgacaactcatccaaaaactgagtgtaagggcctggtggacgatacaaaacaacaaacagaagaggttttattgctttgcagtttggatgagggaaactgagggttaaatgttcaaaagaactgtaattattagttggcctgggactaattaataaatcagactgaaagatagttgccactcctcctcctcttcccacagatctgggaatgtggaaatttgaataactggagggggttgactcatttatactaacgtagtcctcttgtagccaggtttctgtgagacaaaacaaatcaatctgattatcagatatcaattcattaactaacaaagtctttggagggagagactttatatttaatagaccacattttattattttatttttaggttcaaggtaaaccatattgatttttattaggtttttatgatttgttccttttagatcagtttttgatctgttaagttttggccgtgggaaagacaccgtctcaataggataatgggtgggtaacagtacagaagctgcagagaggtgtgttaaactacggctctgcttcctggtctggaccctgggttgtcagcatttaggagaactaataaatccagccagattcctagaaagaagagctgcaccatccaaagtaggatggatgccgtctctccggatcagaccaggttttccccagaaagttctccagttatcaatgtagcccacgtcgttttctggacaccacctagacaaccagcggttgaatgatgacatgcggctaaacatgtcatcactggtcagatcaggcaggggaccagagaaaattacagagtccgacatagttttagcaaactcacaaaccgaagcaacaccaactttggtgacctctgatcggcgtgaccgggtgtcattaccgccagcgtgaataacaattttgcggtatttacgcttatccttagccagtagttttaggtaggattctatgtcgcctgttctggcccctggtaggcatttaactatggtccctggtttctttagtgccacatttctcattatggagctgccaataattaaggtcggctcctcggcgagattgtcgctcagaggggaaaatttattagaaacgcagatgggttggtggtgatctggggtctgtaatctagagctatgcttcctacgaactgtcacccagccagcctggttaccaggctgctcgggtgctactgctttaggttcgctacgtgaagttactctatgcggctccgcgctagcaaaagagcggctatcagctggtttttcaacagcacggagccgggtctccaattctgacaccctcgcctccaaagctacaaaaacactacatttattacatgtaccatcatcactataggaggcagaggaataactgaacatctgacacagagagcagcagataggagacttagtcagagccggagaagccattatgaggctaaggcttggctagcgctaggctaacgctaggctaaagctaggctaacgccctattatcacgccaaagaacaaaccgtgtgaaacacgaggagttcccaaacgtgatgagcagccacagacaatgtttttaaaagtgcttatgtttggaaacagatgttacagcaaagaggtttaaagataaaaagcgagagagccttgAGCAAAGCTCCGttgttcacacagcaacaacaggaagtgacacaatacgccttaccgcaaacaggaagtgatgcaacAAGcaacctactgatacaaaaaagtccctgtcctttaagtaggatttaaaccagtggagagctgtaccagagaggccgacccagttctccaggcgctctaacagaatggagtgatcgacagtatcaaatgctgcactaaggtccaatagtaccagcacggtggttcttccacagtctgtatttatatggatgtcattgaacaccttgataagggcggtctctgtactgtggtgagcgcggaaacctgactggaatacgtcaaatcggctggtcgttgttaagaagcaTCATAGAAATAATAAAGAAGTAGTCGCATTATGTAGAgaaattttaatcaaacaaagggGACCGTCATCCCGTGAACCTGCTCCAAGGACAAGATAAAATCCTGACGGACTAACACTACAAGGTTTGGGCTTAGTAACCCCACTAGTATATGCAGAATAAACCCCAGTGTATGCCCCAAAATAAGGATTAATGTTCAACCCAGAAATGGTCAGGATAATAGGATTAACACCTTGTTAGGACCTCTAGTAATGGTTAATGCTTCTTGTAATAATTTATCAAACCCACCATGGCAAACCGGAACAGCCTTATTTCCGGTATGCCATCTCATATAAGCCCAGTAGTAACACCAACGAAAAGGAGGTTCTGGAATACCCTTCGGCGACACACAAGCATAAACATCAGAGTCCTGCCAGACTGATGGGTCACTCCCACAATTTACCACTGAGCATAAATCGAATTCAAATACAACCCTTGTTCCTAAAGTGTAATGCAGTTCAACACCACGATGTTGAGTCAGACAATCATCTTTATCCTGAATGGCCCACTCCTGACGCCTGATAGGATCAGCAGCACCTGCTTCTTGAATAGCAATGCTGAAAACAAGCATGCACAACATAAGAATCAAAACCCATTAACCCAACGTCAGCTGCCGCTGAACCAATCCAGTACCCAATTTCTGCTCCATGTTTAACTTCAGACAAAAACCGGAATattctaaaatataaaaaatcaaATCTATAGACCAAGGGTACACTTGCCCCCACACCTAAAAAAGAATgttatgacaaaaaaataaacaaaaacaaccctctTGTAAGATCAAACAAATCCTAAAACTATTACCAACTTACCATTAAGGTCCTTCACCAGCAAATGTAACCTAATGACTGTGTACCAGCCCAAACAAGTCAAAATATTATAGAAATATAAGgtcaaaaatattgtaaaaagtagatcaaaacatttgttatatttaaagCTAGAAAGATAAAAAGCATATAAAATCACATAAATGATTACAAGGTTTTCgttctatttttttcacaatgacATCAACTTCTTTCTTCCAGACGTTCTTAGAAGAAGGGTGGCGTCCCACAGCCACTCAATACAACGTGATGAATCTGCAGGCTGGATCTTCAACACACAGGTAGACTGCCTGTGGTGTCAAGAACCAGAGGATTTTCTTATGACCCTGAGTCTGGTTCTATTCACAGCTGACTGAGCCCAATCAGCTGAACCGCTCCTTTAAACCTCCTGAACCGCCGTCAACaacctctgaggttctgctaCTGGTGCACACTGGCTCCAATGAAACCACATATTACCTTTTCCTCCCAACCTCACCGCATGTGCTCTGACCACTTTCTTTTGATGACCTTGAGCCAAACCCAGTCGACGTCCGGAGGTGGTGTTCCTCTTTCTCCTTCCTTGGGATGTCCACAGATCTTGGTGTACGCCTCCAGCACTGCCTGCAACTGTGAAAAGTACTCCttacttgtcagactctgcaggTCACCTGCAGTTCCCGGTGGTCGACGTTGGGGCCCAGGAAAGCTTCTTCCCGTCTCCAGCTCGTAAGGAGTAAATCCTGTGGTTGAATTAACCGAAGACCTGATTGACATCAGAGCGAGAGGCAAGGCATCAACCCATGATAGTTTCGTTTGCGCACAGATTTTAGCCAACTTATTTTTCAAGTTCAGGTTCATCCTCTCCACTTTGCCCTGCGATTGCGGGTGATACACTGTTCCAAACCTGTGTGTGAGCCCTAAACTGGACTCCACTCGTTGCAGGTCCTGGTTCTTGAAGTGGGTTCCATTGTCAGTCCTTATCTTTTCAAGGAACCCGTGCCTGGGAATGTAATGGTTAATGAGGCATTTTATCACCGTTTTGCTGTCCTCTCGTCTAGCAGGCCAGGTCTCTGGCCATCCTGTAAAAGCGtccacacacaccaacaaataCTTAAAGCCTCCAGCAGGGGTCACCATGTCTGTATAATCAAGAATCACTTCCTTCCCAGGAACTGTGATCAAAGGAAATCTGCCCTGCAAAGGTTTCAAAGTCTTCTTTGAGTTAAATTGCCCACACAGTGtacaactttttacaaaatgtttgaccatATCTGACATAAATTGATGCCACCAATGGTTCATGTTGTCCATCATCTGTCTGACGCCGACATGCCCAACACAATGTGCCTCAGAAAAAAGctcctgtttcttttctttttttttttttttccagtgtcctgtctagcaatatggcaataggaattgatgtctcaatgccagatagagctcgacagattttgcttttacaagtggagcaaacagctttcgccatagtgctccacttgatttatgcttgtaaatagctttattatgattcctgcaaggagaatttcaaattatatggacatgacaatgggagagtaaaggaagaacaaaaagtgaaagaaaagaaaaaaaagagtagaggtgaaagaaagaggagataaaagggagagaatgataaaaccttctttgtctgctccatcacctggaaagagacacaaaaagaacagcacaaccaacagacataaagcaacagatacactcgaataacacctagatgccattgctaaatcatatatattattatgtaagctgacatgtgtaatgtgatatttgaaaaaagaaagtgaaagaacataaataaataaataaataaattataagattactgtatataagtgaacacttaatacctgggacccagcacctgtgggagatgtgaaagtgcactagtttaggtgaagattatccagaaatagcttgatagtgattgtggagaaccgaagacccaccttccccgagcacagaggcaggcgtcaggggacccgtaaccccggactcccaaaggggtccctaaagcaggtcgcccatgaggggccgacacaggatatctgcaaccccccccccccccaaggaaggagcagagacgaccccgaggaaatcccccagccaccgcaatgccgacgccctcaagagccgcggagacgagcccgtgggctccgccggcagcttgccccgctgaagtggtcccggccatgggccgtgagggccagaggccccaggggcgccccgcccccgcgacgggggccccggccgccccccggggggccaggccccgcgaagaggccgccgggagtgggccggcgcacgcccgggaacccgccccaaacccgaagccaaccaatgcgccagggggccaaggcgcccgccaacgaagtggaggagggcaggacgtggggggatgggctccgcatccagaagacttgagatgttcttgggagagggagcggaccacacccatacctggaaaaaaaaaaaaaggaaaactcattcaccccatccctcccttgtgccccactcaccacacacagagaaaaaaaaaaaaaaaaaaaaaaagacgctgtacacacattcccacataacactcacatccaacactgaccaaaggggggggtggggtcaccccaaatcgactatacgactgcttgtgcccgacccccggccccggccccagaccagacgccccccggaccgggcccccccaagagggcgggccaacacgacccgcacgagccacccggccagagcccccccctccccctaaatacctaataaaccccctcctgTTTCAAACCTGGAGGAAAAACCAGTCTGCCATCTGGCCCTCTCCAGCAACCTTCCTGCTCTGAGGCTCCTCTGAGCCTCCACATATTATTCTCCTCCggagctgctctgctctgcaacTGTTTAATGTTACTCATGCTCAACTCTTCTCTCAGCTCGTCTTCCACCGtcaccatcatcatctgagGCACATATCCAGCGGCTGCTTTGGCAGCCTGGTCTGCAGCCCGATTCCCTAATGCAATGTCTGAATTACTGTTATCGTGTCCTTTGCACTTTATCACGGCAATTCTGGCCGGTAACATCAAAGCATCGGCCAGCTCTCTCATTTCCACCTCGTGTTTTATAGGTTTATCCCCCGCTGTCAAAAATCCGGCTCTCAACCACTGACATAACTCCATATGAACTGCACCTGTGGCATATGCTGAATCTGAATATACATTTACCTCCTGTTGTTCTGCCAACTTTAATGCCTCAATCACTGCTATTAGCTCTGCTCTATGCGCTGACTGAGGTCCTTGTAACCTTTCTGCCTTccttgttacaaatcctgagcCTATTCGCCCTACAACAGAATAGGCTGCTTTCAGTCCCTCACTTTCATGTCTGAAACAACAGCCATCTGTGAACAACTGTCTCACCTGTGAGCCTTCAATAGGACTAGCCTCTAGATCTGGTCTCACCTTCTCCATCCTGGAAACCAATTCTTCACATTGATGGGGTTCGCCATCCGCCATGCCATCCGCCATGTTCACACCTTCATGTGTATATGTAATGTTGGGTGCTTCCAAGATTTTGGACAGCCTGTGTTGTCTGAGCGCAGTTATAGTGAAGCTTTGTGAATTTACATAAGCCACAACACTGTGAGTTGTCAAAATGGCTAGACTGTGTCCCATGACTAAATGTGCAGTCTTTTGAATCATTCTGGCTATTGCTGCTGCATATTGTGTGCATTGGGGGTGACGTTTTTCCACGTTATCCAACATGACTAATATATACATCAAAACTTTTCTCTCGCCTGTCT of Fundulus heteroclitus isolate FHET01 chromosome 15, MU-UCD_Fhet_4.1, whole genome shotgun sequence contains these proteins:
- the LOC118566223 gene encoding uncharacterized protein K02A2.6-like — protein: MVKHFVKSCTLCGQFNSKKTLKPLQGRFPLITVPGKEVILDYTDMVTPAGGFKYLLVCVDAFTGWPETWPARREDSKTVIKCLINHYIPRHGFLEKIRTDNGTHFKNQDLQRVESSLGLTHRFGTVYHPQSQGKVERMNLNLKNKLAKICAQTKLSWVDALPLALMSIRSSVNSTTGFTPYELETGRSFPGPQRRPPGTAGDLQSLTSKEYFSQLQAVLEAYTKICGHPKEGERGTPPPDVDWVWLKVIKRKWSEHMR